From Juglans regia cultivar Chandler chromosome 8, Walnut 2.0, whole genome shotgun sequence, the proteins below share one genomic window:
- the LOC109004308 gene encoding uncharacterized protein LOC109004308: MLYFTRLLQTISHANALSSLARTSLSLSLSLSLSLSCPTCDNCMSHKLVSVPTYLCFLSSVMALLQSPSNGGIPQDGFEPHNLLVSFSDTNSYSDDFESTCSTPYVSAPSSPGRGHNSNHGGYFFSAPASPMHFVISSAPSTTYPSTQPIDTSSFEFESRFSPNGSVAVGSMSSADELFLNGQIRPMKLSSHLQRPQILAPLLDLDEDEELEEERDKAILKLEHSHTVLRRGRDLKLRSRSLNRKARSLSPIRNAEFQALQQEEEVDEDKTKRVDDLILNLQEDFAGAKQSETTTVSTETTPSPFASSSRSSSTGRNSKKWIFLKELLYRSKSEGRGGNSREKFWSSISSLAPSSKEKPPPPPAPKEKKAEKQKRSSKQAGRPTNGVAAAKRRVPAPSAHELHYTAYRAQAEEMKKRTYLPYRQGLLGCLGLSFKGYGAFNGLDRNLNPVSSG, encoded by the coding sequence ATGCTATACTTTACAAGGTTACTTCAAACAATATCACATGCAAATGCACTCTCCTCGCTAGCTaggacctctctctctctctctctctctctctctctctctctctcctgcccGACTTGTGATAATTGCATGTCGCACAAGCTAGTCAGTGTACCAACCTATCTCTGTTTTCTTTCATCCGTAATGGCTCTACTTCAAAGCCCCAGCAATGGAGGAATCCCGCAAGATGGCTTCGAACCCCACAATCTCCTCGTATCGTTCTCCGACACCAATAGTTACAGTGACGACTTCGAATCCACCTGCTCCACCCCTTACGTTAGCGCGCCCTCCAGCCCTGGCCGCGGCCACAACTCCAACCACGGCGGCTACTTCTTCAGCGCACCTGCGAGCCCCATGCATTTCGTGATCTCCTCGGCTCCCTCCACCACCTATCCCTCCACCCAGCCCATCGACACGTCGTCGTTCGAGTTCGAGTCTCGGTTCTCCCCCAACGGTTCGGTAGCTGTTGGATCAATGAGCTCCGCCGACGAGCTTTTCCTCAACGGTCAGATCAGACCCATGAAGCTATCCTCGCACTTGCAGAGACCTCAGATCTTGGCCCCGCTGCTGGATctcgatgaagatgaagaactcGAGGAAGAAAGAGACAAAGCAATTTTAAAGCTGGAGCACTCGCATACAGTACTGAGAAGAGGCAGAGATCTCAAACTACGCAGTAGATCTCTGAACCGAAAAGCGAGATCGTTATCACCTATTCGAAACGCAGAGTTTCAAGCGCTTCAGCAAGAGGAAGAAGTCGACGAAGACAAAACTAAACGCGTCGATGACCTTATCTTAAACTTGCAAGAAGACTTCGCAGGTGCTAAGCAAAGTGAAACCACCACCGTCTCGACCGAAACGACGCCGTCCCCTTTCGCCTCGTCTTCGAGGTCATCCTCTACCGGCAGGAACTCGAAGAAGTGGATATTCTTGAAGGAACTGTTATATAGAAGCAAAAGCGAGGGAAGAGGAGGAAACAGCAGAGAAAAGTTTTGGTCTTCCATATCTTCTTTAGCTCCTTCTTCGAAAGAAAAGCCGCCGCCGCCTCCGGCTCCGAAAGAGAAAAAGGCAGAGAAACAGAAGCGAAGCAGTAAGCAAGCCGGAAGACCGACCAATGGGGTTGCAGCAGCAAAGAGAAGGGTTCCGGCTCCGTCGGCGCACGAGTTGCACTACACGGCGTATAGAGCGCAGGCAgaggagatgaagaagaggacGTATTTGCCGTACAGGCAGGGTCTGCTTGGATGCCTGGGCCTTAGTTTCAAAGGATACGGTGCGTTTAATGGACTTGATAGGAATTTGAATCCGGTCTCTTCCGGGTAG